Within the Salvia hispanica cultivar TCC Black 2014 chromosome 4, UniMelb_Shisp_WGS_1.0, whole genome shotgun sequence genome, the region ATGTGTAGACGTCATCATCGGTGAGTTAAACGGTGTTGTTTATTCATCACCGCTGAATTAAATGATGTCGTCTATTCATAAACAAAACAGTTCTTTCAGTTGAAAAACATCAACTATTAGACGACCAAATTTTTATGTGGTGGGATTGTTTAGAATAAATCCAAACTTCATGGTTTTTCCGACTGAATATTAAAGTTGCGGGACATATtagaatttgaccaaagttcatattttttccgGCAATTATGAGTTTCATATTAAAAGCGTGATCGTCATTTCCTTAAAAAGATTTATGTAACATTATTTGTGACCGCAATATGAAGtgatttagataatttatacgtttgattttgaaatgttACAAGTTCTAGAAATATGTTATAAGATGCTAGAGCTAGACATAATCTAAAACTGAGATTAGTCAAACACCCTCTTAGTTTAATTTGTCATAGAAAAAAGTttctaaaagaaaatgagtgaTTCGAGAAGTGTAGATGCTGCTTGATTGGAGGATTTGAATTGTATTTGCATGTTGCTAATTAGGAGGGAATAGTTTTGACTGGTCTTATTCTTACCACGAAAGATTTCCTTAATTAGGGAAACTAGTGGAAACATTCCATTGTCTACCAACCCCCGCCGCCACCCGCTGTCTGCGGCGGCGCGGCGGTAttcattagttttatatactagtacatgAAATGGTCCCAATTGTAATATATAGGGTAGAGATGGTAACAAATACTcctagtagtatatattatactctctcagtccaaaaaaaatagttttatttgtgGATGGTACTagttttaataagaaattgataagaaagaaggagaaaaaatgggtaaaatACGAGagataaattttctatttttaaaaatgagactattttttgtggacaaccaaaatggcaaaataagactattttttgcggggatggagtattatataatatataagtttggTTATCGTGAagattatgtttatttaagaATTATGTGAGAACACTACGTTGATGTGGAAAGTCACTGCATTTGTCGTCAAATTAATTGCAATGAACAAATGGGTATAACTTAATAGGAAGTTCGATCCCATGCGATGTTGTTCATTGTTGTTCTTTGCGATCGAAATGCAATAACTGTATAAGCTAGAGGCAATCGAAATGCAATAACTATATCTAGAGgcaataaatttcatattcttTTAGTGCAGTGAAATCATTGACGAATGCAATAACTATATAAGCTCAATGTAGTGTTCTCTATGAGGATATTCATATAAAATCatgtttattttgaaaagaaacATTTCTAGTTTCAATCACGAAGAATTGCAGTATGTCGATGCATATTCTTACTGGATAAGTGCAACACTAGGGTTCGAATCcgacaaaaaaattcattgaatttattttttatggagtTCTAGAGATggttcatttaatttcatttttgtggaTGAGTGTTCCTATTGAGATCGAACCCAAATGCTTCATtattccaaaaagaaatgtgagagtataaaaatactagAAATAATTCTCATTTACACcgatatttattattcatactGAATTCTTCTCCTTCCGATGAAGTGAGGCATTATTGAAGTGACGAATTTGTTATTGATGGCAGAAGTTACTACCGGTGCACTCGTGAGGGGTGCAACGTGAAGAAGCAAGTCCAAAGGCTATCGAGAGACGAGAGCATCGTCGTCACAACATATGAAGGGAAGCACACACATCCGGTGGAAAAACCAAGCGACAATTTCGAACAAATTCTCAGTCAGATGCAGATTTACCCTAGTGTTTGAAAATAATGTTGCGTAACTCAAATTATAGTATCCAATTTCAGGTACACATAGCATGATAGCAACATATATATCATGTCGAAGATTGTACGTAGATTATTTATGTGTAGTGtgtcaaatataaatttcaacCAGAAATAATAATCTCttgattcattaatttattcgaacatgattttttttgaggGGGAAATAGTCATGTTTGATATGACTGAAATAGTCATGTTTTGTAGTACTTTTCTAGATAATGCAATGAATTTGTAAACACATTTAAAGTATTCCATGTTACATATGCAGAGTGCTTTCAACACAGTTGGgtcaaaagaaatgtctcaagTATATTAAACCTGTAACAATATATTAACTGCAACAATATGTGTAACTAAAAGTAAAATCTTGTAATCATAGTTTCATATATTAGCTTATCACCAGCTGTTAACTGTCACCACCAGATctaatatggagtagtagtattacattACAAAAAACTGAACCTCTATCGTCCGACACAACAAGACCAGTGACGAAGCTCATATCTACTCGACTCATTTTGAACATGCCACTCTTACTAATTAAAAACATGATTTTGAACATGACGTTTATGTAACAAGAAAATCCAACTATGGGATCAACAACTAAGAGCAAGTGACGAGCATAAAGAGCTGAGGAAATCCTGAAACATGAGAACATAGATAGGTACGAGGCCAAGGTAAAATCACTCATATTGATCAACTCAGTTCAAAGTCGCAGTAAAACACCAAAACTCAACCAGCTTGGAAAAAAGAGGCACTAATCACCAGATCCACTTCCTCTGCTGTAGATTCTACAATCTACACATTAAAGCTTAGTTGGTTGTGATGCTAACGATCATGACAAAGACGGGAGCTACAAATAGTTTAGCAACAGGATGCAAGAACCACATTAAAGATTTCTTAAAGAGCACATATTCATTTCAGAGACGTGCAATAaggatttatttagatttcACATGAAACTCCATAGAAACATTTAAAAGAATCACCTGTGCTAGACGTAAATTGAACCTAACGCTTAGTCTTTCTTGGGGATATCTTTCTCTGAAATTTCCTTGGGTTTTGCCTTCTTCTCTATTTCCCTGCAataacatcaaaacaaaattttgctTCTGTTTAGGCttacaagaaaaagaaaaaaaacagcTCACACTCAGATCCATGTTATTAACCGCTACTGAATTGATCGAAAGATCTAtccaaaattggaattttatatCCCTCATCCAATTCTAACACCTTCTATTCCAGAATATCATGCAGCAGTTCATCATAGCTGCTTAATATGAACAATAAAGTATGCAAATTTGTGATAATCAATGAAGTCAGCATcggattcccaaaaaattggTCAGAAAATTCAATCAGCATCACATTGAATCaataccaaaaacaaaacatttagAATGATCAGAATtcagatatattcaaatttatttccCTTCATTCAATTTAGTAGccgattaaaaaaaagacagGAAATTTTCAGTCACACTCCCCAGATTACGCAGTAAAGAGATCACAGTAGCAAACGAATTCTAACAAAAACGGCATGAATAAAATTCGTAGAGAATAAAGCAATTATCGGTGCATACTTAGCGGCGGAGGCGGATTCCTCCTCGAGCCAGCTGCGGATTTGGCGGACGTTTCGGCGGAAGATGGTGGCGGACTGCTTCACATCGCTCCGCAGCAGCAGCACGACGGCGCTCACTCCGGCCACAGTAAGTATGAAATTAGTCAGCGCCATTTTTCTTTCCAATACGATTAATTCCACTGAATAGAGATCAAGACTGATCGTTTCGTGATATcacaaatcaattaattagatttCTAGGGTTTTGAACAAATGAAGAATTCttggaagaaaagaaaattggggGAGAAGCGGAATTCAATACTGGAATCATTTCGGGCCTGGCCCGCTATCCTAACGGGCTATTGGGCTAATTCAGCCTTTTATTTATCCCTTCTTTGATcgccatttcctttttctttaaattttgtttgccAATATTAAAAAACGACCGagcatataaaataataaaatcatggAACAAgtcaacaaacacataaatatataaaatcaactaacgaaagaataaaatgacaaagttTTACCAAATTCTGAATTTTTGAAAAGCGTGTACGtccttttcaaaattaaaataaaagatcatgaagtttttaatttgaatttccgATGACATGATTCTTGGAATTATATCACCGGTCttgtttcttccttttttcGAAGTTTTAGATGTTGCACTTGAGAAGaactaagaaaaaaaaatctaaccAAGATAATACAATACATTCTTTGTGCTCGAAAAGTGTTTAGTATGTCTTGTTTTTCCGATCACATTTTCTCTTGggactaattttatgtttagtgtgagtatttaataaatatcggaaaaaaaatgatcaaattttgatgtAGAATGAATCaattatacaacaatatttattactagtattttataaattaaaacatattaataaaaaaatgataaagcgGCATGGACTCCCATGCATCATCTTATCCTTTCCCAGTTTCCCCTCTTCCTTCTTCAATtgaagagagagggaaagCAGAAGCAGAAGCAGAAGCAAAAGAGAAATGAGTGAAACCGATGAGCAAACAAGAGCTCTACAGGAGCTGTGCTCGATGTTGACCGACATCCTCCGATCACCGCCGCCGCTTCGCCTCTCGTTGATCCCTCGCCTCTCTCAGCCGAAGATCTCCCCGGCTGCTTTCGGGCTGCTCTTCATCGGGATCTCCGTCGCTCTGATGCTCTTCAGCTTCGTGGCTTTCGTGGTCGGCATCACGCTCATGCCGCTCGTCATAACGCtcatgtttttcttttattttgtcgaAATTCTCTCCAATTTGTCCAGAATCAGCCGCGCCATCTTCTGGCCTGCACCTCATTCCTATAATTTTGTCTCAGGTTAGTAATAACACAAACTTTCATCTTATTTTGTCCATTTACAgtatcactttttttcttctatttttatttttatgaaccCAGGTTTTCAAACAAGGACACAATTACCTACAGAAATCCAAGCCATCAACTTTAACTCCAAATGTTTGTGTTCCTTTTTATTGTTGATCATTCAATGACTTTCCTTCAAATTATCACAAATTTATCTCCATGAGCTAGAAGGGAAAATCGTGATACCAACTCGTGCCTAAGGGTTAGGGGcatttgaattattaatgaaaatagattgttagtattttattacGGAAGTCACAACtgagaaaaatttaaatttcacatttaatagtattttttattttaaaaattcataggATTTGTCATAATTTCATCAAGTTTTTCGATTTAAACggttattataaaaaaataaatattaaactaTTATTGTGTTATATTGCAGTGTGGAATTATTCAAGATAAGATATGGTGCGGCCGGCCTATGTAAGGGTTGGAGAAGATTCGAGAGCACCATGTGTTGGAACATTAAGGATATCTTTGTATGTTTGTCTATATCTAAATCCTCCATATTTGGAGACGATTTATTTTGTCACCAACTTCCAttgtaaacaaaataaaacaaatttgcATTATTGACTCTcgttttcaaatatttcacgtCATATGTCACATAATAAAACTGAGCcctaaatcaaattttgaaacaccctaaaatgtaaattgtgtattaattgagaactactccctccgtccccaaaattagaaaatgcatatttttgtgagacggactaaaaatgaaagagtgcatattcttgtgggacggagggagtatatctgTAATTCACGTATCCTAAATTCTATAACTTGACTCTGTACTCGATCCCGTAAAATTGGTATCGCTGTATCGGGTACGTAGTACTTGATACCTGTCGGCTTTCCCACCTGGGTATCCATTTTGGCACCCCTTAGTACATACGCGTTATGTCACAAATATATTGACCCAACTCCCAAggtaaaatgaaatgaaatcattcattgcaaaattgattaaaaaaaatactaaaattataaGATAAAACTCCAATTCATGCCCTTGTGGATACATGAAAAGGTAAAAATCCAAAACCAACCAAATAgcaaaaaagagaaagtatAAATAAGTAATGTAGGTAGGGCAAgtgaaacaaataaattgagCATCTACCCAACATATATGTGCACTCCAATGGCGAGAAAGAAGATGCAAAGTATAGCGGTAAAGATGATGGTATGCACTAAGATGGAGAGGCCGCTCGTCCGCATGTTGACGAACTCTATCCCCCTCCTGCCTCCAGGGAGTTGGAACAATAACCCAGGTGACAGTAGCACGAACAATATCACCGGTATAAGGATCGGTGCCAAATCTGCCGACATTTTATCTCTTCTCCCTTAGTACTATGTTTGCCTTGCTTTGATGTACTTGGAGAGTTTTATGTTTGAAGCTTTATTTGTAGAATCAAGTGTACAGTATTATTTGGAATACTTTGTAAACAATGCCTAAGTGAACATTGGATTTGTCacctatatttataatcatagtaaatgaataataatatctTTGTCAAGCCGAGCCGGCAGGCTTGTTTGCTTGGGATGGGCCATTGTGAGTTATTGGGctatacatatttaatgcGGCCCAATTCCTTTATTGAGTAGTAATAAACAGCAGCCTAACTCAATTTCAGATCAAATTATCGAATATAAAAAACACTTGACATATCATAGTGCAACAAATATGAAAACGAAACAAAACACGATAGAAGatccacaaaaaaaattacactctCTGCAGTCTGCACACATGATGAATCACcactaaatcaaattaaaatctcaTCAAGTCTCACACCTTTTGCACGATGAATCGATAATCAATAGAGACATCATACCATCTCATAATCGTAGATATCTCGACAAAGCTATCTATCTCAACCTCAACCTTACGAAAACCCAAATCCTTGGCCAGCTATAGTCATAATAACTGCACAAAATCTCCACACACAAAATGGAGTAGACTGTTGGGTTATAAACCCACCCCACATCGGATGAGTGAGGGAAGTTgaaaggtgtatataattcatgtccaatctcaattaGTTTGAGACCTTTTGAGAGTgatccaaaaacaaatcccaatccaaaaacaaatcccAAAGAAAATCCGTGCGGGCTTGACCCAAaacggacaatatcaaactaatgttgcAGTCCCAACACTGTAGACCTCAATATTTGCTACTACTATAAAACCGGACAAGGGATGAGCATTCAAATTTCTATTCAGATTTTTATCTAATCCGAACCACTCTGCAAATTAGaagttttatgaaaaaaaatctaatccaaattaaattgtcctaaaatccaaaataatccAAAGAtatctaaaagaaaaaaatgtggaaAGAGTAGATAAACAAAACTTTCAAAGATAAAAAGTTGAAGTagcatttgttttttaaatattccaCTTCTCTTTTATGGGATTCTCACCTCTCCAATTTATCCCACACACCCTTTTAGatattcttcttcttgcaGCAGCTCTTTATATCTTTGCAACAAcacataatttatcaaaaaaaagaaaaacacacacaaacacaaaaacttttttttttcaaaaatagtaaaaatgattgattttgCAGCAGTGATGATAGCCACTGCACTATTTGCATTTCTGTGTCCAGGGCTAGTTTTGCAGCTTCCTGGTAAGAACAAGCCAGTTGAATTCCTTAACATGAAAACAAGTGTTCTAGCCATTGTTTTGCATGCTGTGATTTATGGCTTGCTTCTTGTTTTGTTCCTCGTTATGCTCGACATCCATATCTACGCCTAGGGACATTCTTCCCGTCAGGGCGGACGCAGAAAAGAATATTGGTTAGAGCATTCCTGGTTTCTTGTTTTAATGATGTCTTAGAATAAGAATaatctttgattttttatctatgtttGTTTAAACTTGTTTTGGTgcacctttttttaattagaagGGAGGATGAGAAATTGTTGctggaatattttgattttgtttcttggCTAATCTCTTGTATTTGGAAATGATTGGACATTATTGTATGACTAGTATTGTTTTCCCTCTTTATATGTTAACTTTTACTCTACCTTTCAAAGATTATTCAAAAGTGCATTtaaatattctctctcatattttccCATCAACATTGCACATTTTGTATATTGAatatcatgatattatatttatggcaTATCATGTATTCATGTCTTCAATATTCATATGACATACaatatactaatttttacTAGTATCTAATTATCTATAATCAATCCACACAAATGTAACGCGATTGAGAGAATGGTACAGTAGACATACAATTATTTGATAACCAGAAATTTGTTACATGAGCAGCTTTAATCATATTGgtaattatttctatattttattatttctccagtAAAAAactattataataaaattggtaTTTTTTACGATTgcttaaattttgttaattgatttttttttttaagtataatCTTAATCTGTCAACGTAAAATACTTGGCCTCGCCACAACCTTCGATATATGAtgcatgatatttttattttatattctcgttataaaattttcaaaatatttcacaaattCTTAAAAAGAACTCATTTTAGAGTggacaatttaaaaataaataggtATTATTGCAATCCTACATTTAAAAAGGAGAAGACAGTGTTTATATTTCGATTGATATATTAACTAAATTGATACAAACATCACCACAATGGAACAATATGAATTCAGACCTCGATATGTATACAATTATCCTCCAAtcacaaatcaagaaaatgcacaaatatttctataaatcaatacaacttcaaatccaaaacaaagcatgaaaaaaataatcaagaaaTATGAAGAGAAGCTGGTATCTGAATCAGCCCATATACACATGAATTCCAATAGCTAACAAGAAAATACACATAAGAGCAAAGTAAATTAGGGCATGAACAAGAATCGAAACTCCACTTGTCTTAAAATTACCAAACTCCACGTAACGGTTACCGCCCGGTATCTGAATCAGCAGGCCCGGTGAAAGCAGCACGAACAGCACCACCGCCACGAATACCGGGCCCCAATCCGACATCTTTCAATGATTTTCGGGCTTCTCTCTTgaaatgcaacaaaaattatagtagttgTCTGAGATAAGGAAAACGGCTGGAAATATATAGAGCTGAGAATATGAAAAGTTGAAGATTGGTTATCAAATGAAGCTATCAGAGATTGTTGTCAAATGAAAGCTATTTGAGATTCACATCACACTTTATGGTTATTTATTGTGTATTACGGAGTATTATCTATTATAGCAATTAAATGTtattaa harbors:
- the LOC125223720 gene encoding uncharacterized protein LOC125223720; translation: MIDFAAVMIATALFAFLCPGLVLQLPGKNKPVEFLNMKTSVLAIVLHAVIYGLLLVLFLVMLDIHIYA
- the LOC125185370 gene encoding uncharacterized protein LOC125185370 isoform X2, which codes for MSETDEQTRALQELCSMLTDILRSPPPLRLSLIPRLSQPKISPAAFGLLFIGISVALMLFSFVAFVVGITLMPLVITLMFFFYFVEILSNLSRISRAIFWPAPHSYNFVSVWNYSR
- the LOC125219539 gene encoding uncharacterized protein LOC125219539 — encoded protein: MALTNFILTVAGVSAVVLLLRSDVKQSATIFRRNVRQIRSWLEEESASAAKEIEKKAKPKEISEKDIPKKD
- the LOC125223719 gene encoding uncharacterized protein LOC125223719 isoform X1; the protein is MSDWGPVFVAVVLFVLLSPGLLIQIPGGNRYVEFGNFKTSGVSILVHALIYFALMCIFLLAIGIHVECNFFYKMSADLAPILIPVILFVLLSPGLLFQLPGGRRGIEFVNMRTSGLSILVHTIIFTAILCIFFLAIGVHIYVG
- the LOC125223719 gene encoding uncharacterized protein LOC125223719 isoform X2 gives rise to the protein MSDWGPVFVAVVLFVLLSPGLLIQIPGGNRYVEFGNFKTSGVSILVHALIYFALMCIFLLAIGIHVYMG
- the LOC125185370 gene encoding uncharacterized protein LOC125185370 isoform X1 produces the protein MSETDEQTRALQELCSMLTDILRSPPPLRLSLIPRLSQPKISPAAFGLLFIGISVALMLFSFVAFVVGITLMPLVITLMFFFYFVEILSNLSRISRAIFWPAPHSYNFVSGFQTRTQLPTEIQAINFNSKLWNYSR